DNA from Candidatus Hydrogenedentota bacterium:
GCAGCCGGTTGGCAAGCGCCAACGCGGCCTCCTCAAGTATTTTCTGCGCCGAGGCGGCCAAGTTTCGATGGCGTTTTTCAACCGGATCGCCTTTTCGGCGCGGAGGACCAAAACGGTCCAGAAATTTCCTTGAAAAATAACCCGATTGCGGACCGGGTCGGTAGTGGCAGCAGAACCAAGACAGATCGAGACGGTATTGCCCGTCGGCATGCACCCGGACGATTCGCCGGAATTCGTCGAGGTATTCCGGTTCGCCGTAGGAAGCCAGTCCCATGACCTTGTACTCGTCGCTTGCGCGCAGGAAACCGAGGTAATCGGTGATCGCGGAGTAAAAAACGCCCAGCGAATGCGGATAATCCCGGCATTCCAATTTCCGGATGCGCGTTCCTTCGCCTATTCCCATCCAGGTCGCCGCAAATTCGCCCACGTAGTCTATGGACAACAGCGCCGCGCGATCGAAGGGACTCGCAAGAAAGGCGCCGGCGGCGTGCGCGGGATGGTGTTCCATGAAATGCAGCCGGGTGGCGCGACCGCGCAACCCTTGCATCCCATGGATGTACATCGCGTTGTGAAACGCTTCATAGCCCATGTAACCGGCGGAATAAAGGGGACTTCGGATCATCTGCCCCAGCCGGTACGCCCAGCGGCGCGCCATGCGCAATCCCGGCCGCATGTAACAGCCGATATGGGAAATGTCGCAGGGTGTGAGACCGGCCGTTTCAAGACACCACGCCACGGCGTTGCGCGGCACGCCCCCTTGGTGCTTGCGGCGCGTCAACCGCTCCTCGGCCACAGCCGCCACCAATTGTCCGTCACAGACCAAAGCCGCTGCGGAGTCGTGTGAATATCCGCCTATGCCGAGAATGTTCATACGGTTGGTTCGTCCAAATCCTGACGCGGATTATATCCGACGACAAGACGGGACTGTCCAAAATTAGTTTTCCGCGCCAAGCCGCAAAGCCGCCTTGGTTGTTTATTTTCACGGAAAGAGGACCCCACGACGGCCTCGTTCGTTCTGCAACTTTTGTAAAAACTTTCCCGCACGATTGCCAGGAATAATTCCTGTTTTTTCTCTGTTGTTCACAAGCATAGGATACGAATGTCCATGGGCCAGACACGACAATTATGGGCCGTGCTGATTCTTGCGGGTGCCGTGGGTTTGGGTTTTCAAGGATCGCATGGTTTTCTGGAATCAACAGAAGGGCGTTACGCGGAAGCCGCTCGCGAGATGCTCGAGACCGGCAATTGGCTGGTTCCACAACTCGACTACCACGCCCATTGGACCAAGCCGCCGCTCACCTATTGGGCAATTATCGGCGGCATGAAACTGTTGGGCGAAAACGAATGGGGCGTGCGGCTCTATAGCGCCGTCGCATTTGTCGCCCTGGCATGGGTGATTGCTCGGATTGGCGCGTTGCTATGGGATCGGCGCACGGGAATATGGGCGGCCCTGCTTTATGCAACGGCGCCATTTGCGGTATATGCCGCCAGTTCCGTTCAGACAGACATCCTGCTCTCCCTCTGGGAGGCCTGTGTCGTTCTCGCGTATTGGGAAGCACGAAATACACAGGCCATTCGTCTCCGTAAGGCCTGGATTGTCGCCTTGTGGATTTTCATGGGCTTGGCCTTCTTGACAAAAGGCCCCCCTGGCCTGTTGACCCCCTTGGCCGTTGCCGCGTTTGAGTTCTTTATGCGAAGAACAGGCCGCGAAAAGATAACTTTCCTTCTTCCAGCCGGGGTGGCGGCGTTTATCGCGATAGGTGGCGCGTGGTTTTTGGTGGTGATCCTACGCACACCGGGCTTGTTATCGTATTTCCTTGGAGAAGAACTCATCGGTCGCGTATTCACGGCCCAATTCAACCGCAATCCGCATTGGTATGCGCCCATCTATGTCTACGGCCTTCCGTTGCTGCTTGGGCTGGGGCCGATCGCCGCGGTGTGGTTCATCGCAGCCAAACGGTACGGGAAAAGCCTTCGATGGTCCGGGATTGGCAACCGGCTTCGGCAACATGAACATGGCCTGTTTCTCCTTGTCTGGCTTGGTTTGCCGCTCGTGATTTTTTCAATCAGCGAAAGCCGTTTGCTGCTTTATATCCTGCCCGTATTTCCAGCCGTGGCGCTCGCCACAGCACGGCTCTTAGCGGTTGCCTTCATGAGTGTAAAAACCGAACAACGTGTGTGGAAATATGCACTGGCCATGGCTTTCGTGCTTTTATCGGCGAAAGGCATTCTTGGGTATGTTCCGAACACCGCCGACACAAGACCCCTTTACCAATTTATTCAAAAGTTTTCCGGCAAGGACACCGAGTATCTCAGTTACGAAAGCACGCGGCTTTACGGTCTGCAATTTTATCTCCACGGTCATCTTACCCGTTTGTGGAAACTTCCCCAAGACAAGCAGACTCTTTCAGGCATAGATGCCGCACTCGACGACATGAAGTCCAATCCAAAGCACGAGACCTATCTCTTCGTAACCACATCCAAAAACGATTCCGCCGATTTGGAATCGCATCTGTCCTTCAGGGGAATCCCAATCGAGAAAGCCAATTTCCGTGGTAAATACGACATTTTTATTGCACATTTCCATGTGTCCACTTGAACGATCCAATGATTCCATGATCAAAATCAGCGCCCGGATCGCCCTGCCATAAGCGATCGGCCATTTATCGCCGCCTGAAACGGTCAATCGGGCCACGCTGTCCATTACCGTTTACCAGGACGTTCCTGCGGCCACTGGCCGGTCGGGACGATGAATGGACGCCTGCCTCCTTGGAGGCTTCCCCTGATAAGAAAATAAAGAAAGAGCGGATTATCTCCGGGTAAATCGCCCGAAAATCGGGGTTGACCTTTGGAATCGTTCATGTCATAATAGAAGTGTTGGTGACGGACACAGGGCAGTGCTGGGCTGGTCCCCGTCAATAGAGAGCGTTTGCTTCAAGCAAGAAACCAATGGAGATGCCAATGGTGTGTGAAGCGCGCATTCTGGTTGTGGACGATGATCCCGTAAGCATGGCCGTTATTCAGGGCTTGCTCGAGCGGGAAGGGTATGACATTTGCAAGATGGATACCGGCGGGGAGGCCTTGGATCTCGTCACGCTCGATCCGGCCTTCGATCTCATTCTGCTTGACGTCATCCTTCCGGATACGGACGGAATTACGCTCTGCCGGACGTTGAAAAGCAATCCCGGGACGGAGCATATTCCCATCGTTCTGATTTCCGGTTTTCGCACGGACGATACCAGCATACGGAACGGGTTGGAGGCCGGCGCCGATGGATATCTCCTGAAGCCTATCGAGGATGTGGCCTTGCGGGCATGGGTACGCGCCACACTGCACATCAGCGCGCTGCACAAAGAACTGGCGGCCCGCGTGTCGGCCGCCGCTCCGGGCGAGGAAGAAACCCTCCGCAAATTCGCCAAACTATCCCACGCGGTCAACAATCCGCTTCAAACCTTGTACGCGACCGTGGATATTCTTTCGTTGAACCTTCCGCAGAGCGATGAACTCAATGCGTTGACGGCCGATATTTTCAAACATGCGGAAACGGTGGCGAAACTGGTAGCGGAAGCCAGTCTCCAAGCGAAAGCCCTGCTCGAAAGCCGGGCGCTGGCCGGGAAAGGCTAGGGCGCGGATTGGCCATTGCGGATGCCGGGGAAGCGAAAGGGCGGATCGCGGTCGTCATTCCCTGTTACAACGCGGGCAACGCGGTCGCATCGGTCGTTGCGCGGGCGATTGCCGTCGTTTCGCGCGTGATCGTCGTGGATGACGGCAGCACGGACGGATGCACGGCGCCACTCTCTTCGATGCCCGTCACGATGATCGTTTTTCCGGCCAATCGCGGCAAGGGATTTGCCCTGCTTGAAGGTTTTCGCGCGGCGCTTGCCATGCCGGACGTGGAAGCCGCGGTGGTGCTGGACGCCGACGGCCAGCACGATCCCGCCGAAATTCCGGCCTTGTGCGAAAAGTGGCGGGAAACGGGCGCCGATCTGATCATCGGCGCCCGGACCTTCGACCGGCGTCTCGTGCCGTTTTGGAGTTGGTTCGGAAACGTGGCCACGGTTCGCGTGATGGCCTGGCTTTTCGGAATCCGCCTGCCCGACACGCAAAGCGGGTTCCGGCTGCACGGCCGCCGTTTTCTGGAATCCGTCGTCGAAACGATCCCCGGTGGACGCTACGAAACCGAAATGGCGATTGTGTTGAAGGCCCTGCGCGAGGGGTATGCCGTCGCGACGACGCCCATACGCACCGTCTACGAGGCGGGAAATCCCACATCCCATTTCCGGCGGCTGCGGGATTCGATGCGGGTTTACCGCATACTGGTTTCAGCGTGGTTCCGGAGGAGGCGCTGACATGGCGCCTTTGCGCGACGCATCGGGGGTCTGGCGCGTGTTCGACGGCATTGCGCGGCGCTACGATATCGCCAATACGCTGCTTTCAATGGGCAGCGACCGAATCTGGCGGCGGCGGCTGGCGGGCTGTATTTGCGAAGACGCGCCCGCGTCCGTTCTCGACATCGCCACAGGCACGGGCGAAGTTCTCATGGCGCTGGCGCGGCATCCCCGGCGGCCGGCTCGTCTGGTCGGCGTGGACATGTCGGCAGAGATGCTTCGCGTGGCCCGCCGCAAGGTCTATGGCGTTCCCTGCCTGTTGGCGCGGGGCGACGCATTGCGCCTGCCGTTTCCCGGCGAAACGTTCGATGCGGCGGCGATTGCGTTCGGCATCCGAAATGTCGCGGACCCCGGCGCGGCATTGGGTGAGTTCGCGCGCGTGCTGCGGAAGGGCGGGCGCATGGCCGTGCTCGAATTTTCGCTGCCGGGGAACGCATGGTGCCGTTCGGTGTACCTGCTGTACTTCCGCCATGTCTTGCCGCGCATTGGCGGCTGGCTGGCGGGGGATCGCGCGGCGTATCATTACCTCAATGCAAGCGTCGAGACATTTCCTTTTGGAACCGCGTTTTGTAAGATCATGGACGATGCCGGATTCGGCGAGGTGCACGCGCGACCCATGAGTGGAGGCATCGCGACGTTGTATACCGGCTTGCGCCGATAGAAAACGGAACTGATGCGACGTACAGAATTGACACCCGGTTTAAATGAACAGACATTGACAGATGTCCTCAACGACGCCGTTTCGTTGGAGGCCGAAGCCCCGTATGCGGCCCGAATCGAGATTCCTGTCGAGGAAAAGTCGCCGCGCCGGTGGCTGGCCGCGCAACCGCACGAGGAGAAGACATACTGGCGCGATCGCGAAGGCGTATTCGAGTGCGCTTGCCTGGGCGCGGCGGACTGCCTTTTTGCGAAAAAGGGCGGCGATCCGGAAACCCTGTTTGCCAAAATCGCCCAGTGGCTGACATTGGCCCATCCACGGCTTCGTTATTACGGCGGCTTCTGTTTTGATCCCGGGCGCCCCTTGCAGGATCCATGGAAGGCGTTCGGCGCCTACCGCTTTATTTTGCCTCGATTTGAACTGCTTCGAATGGGCGAGACACGACTGTTGGCATGCAATGCGCTGATTCGCGGCGACGCGGATGCCGACCGCCGGGAAATCGAGGCGGTCCGCGCCGGGTTTTCGCTCATTCGATGGCATGTGGACGATTGGGCCACGCCGGATGCGGTCAGTGTGGTGAACAAAACGGACAATCCCAAATGCGGACCATGGACCCGGCGTGTGAACGCTGCGTTGCGCGCTTGCGAAGCAGGCCGTTTCGACAAGGTGGTGCTGGCCCGCCGGACCGATCTGCGCATGAATGGTCCCGTGAGTCCATGGCGCGTGCTCGACCGGCTCGCCAATCATACACGCGGCGCCTATCTTTTCTGTTTTCAGCCGGAACCGGGAACCGCCTTTCTGGGCGCATCTCCAGAACGTCTATGGAAACGGGCCGGGGGTTATGTCCAGAGCGAAGCAGTCGCGGGAACCCGCCCGCGCGGCGGATCTTCGACCGCCGACAGGGAACTGGGCGACGCGCTCATGCACAACGACAAGGAACTGCGGGAGCACCGGTTTGTCGCCGAAGGCGTCCGGTCCGTTCTGCAACTGGTGTGCGACACGATGCGGGAAGACGACGGCGTGTCGTTGATTCGTTTGCCCAACTGCCAGCATCTTGCCCGGCGCTACGAGGGTTTGCTGGCGGACGGATACGAGGACCTCGATTTGCTGCGCGCGTTTCATCCCACGCCGGCGGTCGGTGGAACGCCTTCCGGCGAGGCCCTGGCGTGGATTCGCGAGACGGAACCGTTCAGCCGGGGCTGGTATGCGGCCCCTGTCGGCTGGATCGGTTACGATAGTTCGGAGTTTGCGGTCGCCATCCGATCCGGGCTGATCGTGGGCGACAGGGTGCATGCGTTTGCGGGAGCGGGCATCGTCCCCGGCTCCGTGGCGGCCGCCGAATGGGACGAATTGAACAACAAAATTCAACCTTTTTTGGATGCAACAAGCGGCCATGCCGAATAACTCCGCCGATATTGCCAACATCAATCGCCGTACCGGCGCGTTGATCGTGGAGGAACTGGTCCGGCAGGGTATAGATTTCTTCTGTATTTCCCCGGGTTCGCGCAGCACGCCCCTGGCGATGGCGGTGGCCGGTCATCCGCGGGTGCGGTTCGTCGTTCACACGGACGAGCGCGGCGCCGCGTTCTGTGCCTTGGGCTGGGCACGCGCCTCGGGGCGCCCGGCAGCATTGATTTGCACATCCGGCACGGCCGCGGCCAACTATCTGCCGGCCATTGTCGAGGCTTCGATGTCGGGTGTGCCCTTGATCATCTTGACGGCGGATCGTCCCCCGGAACTCGTGGACACGGGATCCAATCAAACCATTCGTCAGACGGGTTTATACGGTCCCTATGTACGCTGGGAATTTTCTTTGCCGTGTTCGGACGCCGACATTCCGCCGGAAACCATCCTCACGACTCTTGATCAGGCCGTGTGCCGCGCGATGCACGCGCCCGCAGGCCCCGTTCATGTGAACTGCGCGTTCCGTGAACCGCTGATGCCCGCCGTGCCGCCCGATTCGCCCGCGTTCGATTTCTCCTGTCCCCCGTTGTGCGGCTGGATGCAGGACCGCGCCCCGTATACCGCGTATGCCGCGCCCGAACGCTGTCCGGATACCCGAACCCATCAGGCGATTCTCCACCGCGTGACACAAACGGCGCGCGGTCTGCTCATCCTGGGCCGTTTTCAGCGGGCCAGGGATGCCGATGCGGCCCTGGCGCTTGCGCGGGCCTTGAACTGGCCCGTATTCGCCGATATCGCTTCCGGATTGCGCCTGGGAACGCCCGATCCCCCCTTCGTTCCCTATTGCGATTTATTATTGTCCTCGCCGGAGATCCACGCATTCTGCCGTCCAGAAATCGTGTTGCACATCGGTGCGCAACTCACGTCGAAACGCCTGCTGCAACATTGGCAGACATACCCCCCCGGCATGTATTGGATGGTCGCGGAACACCCGTTCCGGCACGATCCGGTCGGACGCGTCACGCAACGACTCGAAGCGGACGTGGCGCCGTTTTGCGAATGGCTCGCGGCATGCGTCGAACCCGCGCAACCCGAGGGGTGGCTCGATTCATGGATCCAATGGGCCGGCGCCGCCAATCACGCGATAGACGCATGCCTCGCGGCCTCGGATGCCTTGAGCGAGCCGGAAATCGCGCGGCTTGTCTCGCGCCATATTGCACCAAGCGGCGCACTGTTTTTGGGCAACAGCATGCCTGTCCGCGACATGGATCTGTTTGCCGTGCCGGACGGCCCCCGCGTGCCCGTCATGTCCAATCGCGGCGCAAGCGGCATTGACGGCTGCCTGGCGTCGGCGGCGGGATTCAGCCTCGGCGCGGACTCCCTCGTAACGGCCATTCTCGGCGATCTGGCCGTGTTGCACGATCTCAATTCGTTGGCTTTGTTGAAACGCGCGCGTGTCATCCTGATCATAATCAACAACGACGGGGGCGGCATATTCTCGTTTCTGCCCGTCTCGGCCTATACCCGTCATTTCGAGACCTTTTTCGCGACGCCGCACGGATTGCGCTTCGATTCCGCCGCCGCGATGTTCGGCCTGCCCTATCACGAGACCCGGGGGCGCAAGGAATTCATCGAAACATACCGGACACTTCAGGCCATGGGCGCATCGGCCATCATCGAGGTCCGCACGGCGCGCGCGGAAAATCTCTTGTGCCACCAAGCCCTGCGCGAGGCCGTGACAACGGCGGTTGCCGGAAAAAATCCCGCGGGCCAAGGGGCATAGGGAAAAAGGTCGTGGAGAACATCGCTTTCCGTTTGCATGGAAGGATTCATGGGACGGGTCACGCGCCATGGCTGGTGTTCCTGCACGGTTTTCTGGGGGATGGCCGGGACTGGGATGAAATCGCGACCGAACTGAAGACGCATTTTTCATGCCTCTGCGTGGACCTGCCCGGTCATGGCGCGTCGCGTGTCGAACGGCCCTGCGCGCCCGGGGAAATCCTTGACGCGCTGTTCAAACTGCTCGACGAATGCCGGATCGATCGGTGCGGGCTGATCGGGTATTCGATGGGAGGGCGCGTGGCGTTGCGCATGGCGGTGGCGGCCCCCGAGCGTATCAACCGGCTTGTGCTCGAATCCGCTTCTCCGGGAATTCAGGCGGACGCCGATCGCCTTGCCCGGCAAAAGGCGGACGCTGCATGGATGGCTTTGATGAAGGAAGGCGGCATGGAGGCATTTCTTGAAAAATGGTATGCCCAGCCGCTCTTCGATACGCTTTACCGCAATCCGGCTCGACGGGAGGAACTCCGTCAACGGCGCATGCGGCAAGATCCCCGCCAACTCGCGATGGCGCTGCAAAGCATGGGCGCGGGCGCATGGCCCCCGGCATGGAAGGACTGGCCATCCCTGCGCATGCCGGCGCTTCTCATCGCCGGGCGCGACGATGCCCGATACGCCGCCATGGCCGAACGAATGGCCGCGCAAAATTCCCGTGCGCAAGTCTGGCTCGTTTCCGGTTGCGGCCATAACGTGCATTGGGAAGATCCCGCGTCATATACTGCCGCCATTCAAAAGTTTTTGATGGACACATAGACGTTATCGGATTACCCGGAGGCATGTCGGCCATGACGAAAACGACAGAAACAAGCGTACAGCCCATTCAATGGCAGGAAGCCGGCGTTTACAAGGAAATTCTCTATCACAAGGCGGAAGGCATCGCGAAAATCACGATTAACCGTCCGCGAGTGCGCAACGCATTCACGCCCCTGACAGTGGACGAAATGATGCACGCCCTCAACGATGCGCGATTCGATCCCAACGTCGGCGTTGTCATTCTGACGGGCGCAGGCGACAAGGCCTTTTGTTCGGGGGGCGATCAGCGCGTGCGCGGCCATGCCGGCTACATGGACGAGCGCGGTGTGGCCCGGCTGAATGTGCTCGACTTTCAACGGCAAATGCGGACCTGTCCGAAACCCATCATCGCGATGGTCGCGGGATACGCCATCGGCGGCGGCCACATCCTCCACCTCATGGCCGACCTAACCATCGCGGCGGACAACGCGATCTTCGGACAAACCGGCCCGCGCGTCGGTTCGTTCGACGCGGGTTACGGTTCGGCCTATCTCGCGCGCATTGTCGGCCAGAAAAAAGCGCGCGAAATTTGGTTCCTGTGCAGGCAATACGACGCCCGGCAGGCGCTCGACATGGGACTTGTCAACGCGGTGGTGCCTCTGGCGCGACTCGAAGAAGAAACCGTGCAGTGGTGCCGGGAAATATTGGCGAATTCGCCGATCGCCCTGCGCTGCATCAAGGCGGCGATGAATGCCGATTGTGACGGACAGGCCGGATTGCAGGAACTCGCGGGTGATGCAACGATGCTGTTCTACATGAGCGAAGAAGGCCAAGAAGGACGCGATGCCTATCTTGAAAAACGTCCGCCCAATTTCGGCAAGTTTCCCCGACGGCCGTGAATCCTCTGATACGCGCGCGTGAGATCGCTTCCATTTGTCATGGATCATCTGCATCGCCATTGAAACATCCCGAAAAGGAAAGGGGCTCCGGTGTCCTGCATTCACCCCCCCCGACTCATACAGGCTTGCCTTGTTTTCAATCTGCGTACATTTGCGTCATCTGTGGACAAGAAAGCACATTCACGTGATTATCGCTACCTTGAAGAAGTACGATAACAATGGCAACAACGAAGGCGATGATGATAGCGATAACGGTAGTAGTGACGCATGGACGCAAAGCAGGCGACAGGCATGGACGGAAACATATCCCGTAACAACACCGAAAAGCCGGTTTTTTCGATTTGGTTTCAGGCCGCACGCCCCAAGACGCTGGCCGCCGGGATTGCGCCGGTTGTCATCGGATCGGCCATGGCCACGGCGGATGCGCGATTCCATGCGATGTCCGCTTTTTGCGCGTTTGCGGGCACGGTTCTCATTCAGATCGGGAC
Protein-coding regions in this window:
- a CDS encoding carbamoyltransferase C-terminal domain-containing protein, yielding MNILGIGGYSHDSAAALVCDGQLVAAVAEERLTRRKHQGGVPRNAVAWCLETAGLTPCDISHIGCYMRPGLRMARRWAYRLGQMIRSPLYSAGYMGYEAFHNAMYIHGMQGLRGRATRLHFMEHHPAHAAGAFLASPFDRAALLSIDYVGEFAATWMGIGEGTRIRKLECRDYPHSLGVFYSAITDYLGFLRASDEYKVMGLASYGEPEYLDEFRRIVRVHADGQYRLDLSWFCCHYRPGPQSGYFSRKFLDRFGPPRRKGDPVEKRHRNLAASAQKILEEAALALANRLRRATGLRHLCLSGGVALNCSMNGRLRRESPFEDIFIQPASGDDGIAIGAALQLHHRLTGAPRAFVLRDARLGPSFSDGEIRAFLDRAKLSYETPPDLESRVADLLAEGHIVGWFQDRAEFGPRALGARSILADPTRPEMKDLLNTCVKHREEFRPFAPSCLEERASEFFTGCTSSPFMLFVYPVEPAQRGRLPAITHVDGTARVQTVAKDVQPRYYRLIEAFEKRRGVPMVLNTSFNVMGEPIVNTPADAVRCFYSTGMDALALGNHVLVKR
- a CDS encoding glycosyltransferase family 39 protein; amino-acid sequence: MGQTRQLWAVLILAGAVGLGFQGSHGFLESTEGRYAEAAREMLETGNWLVPQLDYHAHWTKPPLTYWAIIGGMKLLGENEWGVRLYSAVAFVALAWVIARIGALLWDRRTGIWAALLYATAPFAVYAASSVQTDILLSLWEACVVLAYWEARNTQAIRLRKAWIVALWIFMGLAFLTKGPPGLLTPLAVAAFEFFMRRTGREKITFLLPAGVAAFIAIGGAWFLVVILRTPGLLSYFLGEELIGRVFTAQFNRNPHWYAPIYVYGLPLLLGLGPIAAVWFIAAKRYGKSLRWSGIGNRLRQHEHGLFLLVWLGLPLVIFSISESRLLLYILPVFPAVALATARLLAVAFMSVKTEQRVWKYALAMAFVLLSAKGILGYVPNTADTRPLYQFIQKFSGKDTEYLSYESTRLYGLQFYLHGHLTRLWKLPQDKQTLSGIDAALDDMKSNPKHETYLFVTTSKNDSADLESHLSFRGIPIEKANFRGKYDIFIAHFHVST
- a CDS encoding response regulator translates to MVCEARILVVDDDPVSMAVIQGLLEREGYDICKMDTGGEALDLVTLDPAFDLILLDVILPDTDGITLCRTLKSNPGTEHIPIVLISGFRTDDTSIRNGLEAGADGYLLKPIEDVALRAWVRATLHISALHKELAARVSAAAPGEEETLRKFAKLSHAVNNPLQTLYATVDILSLNLPQSDELNALTADIFKHAETVAKLVAEASLQAKALLESRALAGKG
- a CDS encoding glycosyltransferase family 2 protein — its product is MAIADAGEAKGRIAVVIPCYNAGNAVASVVARAIAVVSRVIVVDDGSTDGCTAPLSSMPVTMIVFPANRGKGFALLEGFRAALAMPDVEAAVVLDADGQHDPAEIPALCEKWRETGADLIIGARTFDRRLVPFWSWFGNVATVRVMAWLFGIRLPDTQSGFRLHGRRFLESVVETIPGGRYETEMAIVLKALREGYAVATTPIRTVYEAGNPTSHFRRLRDSMRVYRILVSAWFRRRR
- the ubiE gene encoding bifunctional demethylmenaquinone methyltransferase/2-methoxy-6-polyprenyl-1,4-benzoquinol methylase UbiE, encoding MAPLRDASGVWRVFDGIARRYDIANTLLSMGSDRIWRRRLAGCICEDAPASVLDIATGTGEVLMALARHPRRPARLVGVDMSAEMLRVARRKVYGVPCLLARGDALRLPFPGETFDAAAIAFGIRNVADPGAALGEFARVLRKGGRMAVLEFSLPGNAWCRSVYLLYFRHVLPRIGGWLAGDRAAYHYLNASVETFPFGTAFCKIMDDAGFGEVHARPMSGGIATLYTGLRR
- a CDS encoding isochorismate synthase; this translates as MTDVLNDAVSLEAEAPYAARIEIPVEEKSPRRWLAAQPHEEKTYWRDREGVFECACLGAADCLFAKKGGDPETLFAKIAQWLTLAHPRLRYYGGFCFDPGRPLQDPWKAFGAYRFILPRFELLRMGETRLLACNALIRGDADADRREIEAVRAGFSLIRWHVDDWATPDAVSVVNKTDNPKCGPWTRRVNAALRACEAGRFDKVVLARRTDLRMNGPVSPWRVLDRLANHTRGAYLFCFQPEPGTAFLGASPERLWKRAGGYVQSEAVAGTRPRGGSSTADRELGDALMHNDKELREHRFVAEGVRSVLQLVCDTMREDDGVSLIRLPNCQHLARRYEGLLADGYEDLDLLRAFHPTPAVGGTPSGEALAWIRETEPFSRGWYAAPVGWIGYDSSEFAVAIRSGLIVGDRVHAFAGAGIVPGSVAAAEWDELNNKIQPFLDATSGHAE
- the menD gene encoding 2-succinyl-5-enolpyruvyl-6-hydroxy-3-cyclohexene-1-carboxylic-acid synthase; protein product: MPNNSADIANINRRTGALIVEELVRQGIDFFCISPGSRSTPLAMAVAGHPRVRFVVHTDERGAAFCALGWARASGRPAALICTSGTAAANYLPAIVEASMSGVPLIILTADRPPELVDTGSNQTIRQTGLYGPYVRWEFSLPCSDADIPPETILTTLDQAVCRAMHAPAGPVHVNCAFREPLMPAVPPDSPAFDFSCPPLCGWMQDRAPYTAYAAPERCPDTRTHQAILHRVTQTARGLLILGRFQRARDADAALALARALNWPVFADIASGLRLGTPDPPFVPYCDLLLSSPEIHAFCRPEIVLHIGAQLTSKRLLQHWQTYPPGMYWMVAEHPFRHDPVGRVTQRLEADVAPFCEWLAACVEPAQPEGWLDSWIQWAGAANHAIDACLAASDALSEPEIARLVSRHIAPSGALFLGNSMPVRDMDLFAVPDGPRVPVMSNRGASGIDGCLASAAGFSLGADSLVTAILGDLAVLHDLNSLALLKRARVILIIINNDGGGIFSFLPVSAYTRHFETFFATPHGLRFDSAAAMFGLPYHETRGRKEFIETYRTLQAMGASAIIEVRTARAENLLCHQALREAVTTAVAGKNPAGQGA
- the menH gene encoding 2-succinyl-6-hydroxy-2,4-cyclohexadiene-1-carboxylate synthase, translated to MENIAFRLHGRIHGTGHAPWLVFLHGFLGDGRDWDEIATELKTHFSCLCVDLPGHGASRVERPCAPGEILDALFKLLDECRIDRCGLIGYSMGGRVALRMAVAAPERINRLVLESASPGIQADADRLARQKADAAWMALMKEGGMEAFLEKWYAQPLFDTLYRNPARREELRQRRMRQDPRQLAMALQSMGAGAWPPAWKDWPSLRMPALLIAGRDDARYAAMAERMAAQNSRAQVWLVSGCGHNVHWEDPASYTAAIQKFLMDT
- the menB gene encoding 1,4-dihydroxy-2-naphthoyl-CoA synthase — its product is MTKTTETSVQPIQWQEAGVYKEILYHKAEGIAKITINRPRVRNAFTPLTVDEMMHALNDARFDPNVGVVILTGAGDKAFCSGGDQRVRGHAGYMDERGVARLNVLDFQRQMRTCPKPIIAMVAGYAIGGGHILHLMADLTIAADNAIFGQTGPRVGSFDAGYGSAYLARIVGQKKAREIWFLCRQYDARQALDMGLVNAVVPLARLEEETVQWCREILANSPIALRCIKAAMNADCDGQAGLQELAGDATMLFYMSEEGQEGRDAYLEKRPPNFGKFPRRP